From Salvia splendens isolate huo1 chromosome 3, SspV2, whole genome shotgun sequence, a single genomic window includes:
- the LOC121796214 gene encoding squamosa promoter-binding-like protein 12, producing MDDGHPSTTTSATAFEWENLALYTATKPLHFSMSLPHLYHCHVPDQDVAAAGQMPDAAAVGLSLGAFPSPLPPAAPPTKRSRASYHNMQNPCCQVEGCALDLKLAKDYHRRHRICETHSKSPKVVVAGMERRFCQQCSRFHDLSEFDDKKRSCRRRLSDHNARRRRVQPESVQLNASSGVLSPVLYTDQRQENVTLNGLPVSLSNSSWENPPRHLDPERLFAIHHHSTARILDQCLHNNSSMAPDLMSAHSLLSSNSWSLNEGESPADAQHLTQFQTNEEVGLDQGSAAWLLHMHNGGSSHQQEHHHFFKPPYPSCTFYSTQRSL from the exons ATGGACGACGGCCACccttccaccaccacctccgccacggCCTTCGAGTGGGAGAATCTCGCCCTCTACACCGCCACCAAGCCCCTCCACTTCTCCATGTCCCTCCCCCACCTCTACCACTGCCACGTCCCTGATCAGGACGTGGCAGCAGCAGGGCAGATGCCCGACGCTGCGGCCGTCGGCCTCAGTCTCGGCGCGTTCCCCTCCCCCTTGCCGCCCGCGGCTCCTCCCACGAAGCGGTCACGGGCGTCCTACCACAATATGCAGAACCCCTGCTGCCAGGTCGAGGGTTGCGCCCTCGACCTGAAGCTGGCCAAGGACTACCACCGCCGCCACAGGATCTGCGAGACGCACTCCAAGAGCCCGAAGGTCGTCGTCGCCGGCATGGAGCGCCGCTTCTGCCAGCAATGCAGCAG GTTCCATGACCTGTCGGAGTTCGATGACAAGAAGAGGAGCTGCAGGCGGCGCCTCTCCGACCACAATGCCAGACGGCGCAGGGTGCAGCCTGAGTCCGTCCAGCTCAATGCCTCGTCAGGAGTTCTCTCTCCTGTATTGTACACTG ACCAGAGACAGGAGAACGTTACGTTGAACGGACTTCCCGTCTCTCTGTCAAACTCGTCGTGGGAAAACCCCCCACGACACTTGGATCCGGAGAGGCTTTTCGCCATCCACCACCACTCCACTGCTCGAATTCTTGATCAAT GCCTGCATAACAACTCTTCCATGGCTCCTGACCTGATGAGTGCTCACTCTCTTCTGTCATCCAATTCATGGAGCTTGAACGAAGGCGAATCGCCGGCAGACGCGCAACACCTGACCCAGTTCCAGACCAACGAGGAGGTCGGGCTCGATCAGGGCTCGGCTGCCTGGCTCTTGCATATGCACAATGGTGGCTCATCACATCAGCAAGAACATCATCACTTCTTCAAACCACCATACCCTTCTTGTACCTTTTATTCCACTCAAAGGAGTTTGTAA